The Kitasatospora sp. NBC_00374 genome has a segment encoding these proteins:
- a CDS encoding ROK family protein, producing MTLRGKQTVRDLRRGSRSTLLRRLYFDGPLSRQELGRISGLSAGSISNVIGELLADGLVEECGSVESDGGRPRILLQVPPGRAHLVGVDVGETQVRVALFDLTLTELAASDHPLSDKGHDVDHVVELILTGLAEVLATTGVDPDTVLGVGVGVPGIVEQGEAAEHGQGIVVHSQTVDWDAVPLGRLLRAGTDLPLYVDNGAKTLGQAEMWFGAGRGTRHAVIALFGSGVGACVIADGARFRGATSSAGEWGHTKVHVGGRLCRCGSRGCLEAYVGAEALVERWGAAPAGSSEKAGLAALLAAAEAGEPAAVELLAEAAEYFGAAIADLINLFNPERIVIGGWAGLMLGPRLLPAVREAATAYALRFPRAQTSIELGRLGPDAVTVGAATLPLSQFLDSGGELPTRIATRATTAS from the coding sequence ATGACACTTCGAGGCAAGCAGACCGTGCGTGACCTGCGACGGGGCAGCAGATCGACCCTGTTGCGCAGGCTGTACTTCGACGGGCCGCTGAGCCGGCAGGAGCTCGGCCGGATCAGCGGACTGAGCGCCGGATCGATCAGCAACGTGATCGGCGAGCTGCTCGCCGACGGACTGGTGGAGGAGTGCGGCTCGGTCGAGTCGGACGGCGGACGGCCGCGGATCCTGCTCCAGGTGCCGCCCGGCCGGGCCCACCTGGTCGGTGTGGACGTCGGCGAGACCCAGGTCCGGGTCGCGCTGTTCGACCTGACCCTGACCGAACTGGCCGCCAGCGACCATCCGCTCTCCGACAAGGGCCACGACGTCGACCACGTGGTCGAGTTGATCCTCACCGGGCTGGCCGAGGTGCTGGCCACGACCGGGGTCGACCCGGACACCGTGCTCGGTGTCGGCGTCGGCGTCCCCGGCATCGTCGAGCAGGGCGAGGCGGCCGAGCACGGCCAGGGCATCGTCGTGCACAGCCAGACCGTCGACTGGGACGCGGTGCCGCTGGGCCGGCTGCTGCGGGCCGGCACCGACCTGCCGCTGTACGTCGACAACGGCGCCAAGACGCTCGGCCAGGCCGAGATGTGGTTCGGCGCGGGCCGGGGCACCCGGCACGCCGTGATCGCGCTGTTCGGCTCGGGCGTCGGCGCCTGCGTGATCGCCGACGGCGCCCGGTTCCGCGGCGCCACCAGCAGCGCGGGCGAGTGGGGGCACACCAAGGTGCACGTCGGCGGACGGCTCTGCCGCTGCGGCTCGCGCGGCTGCCTAGAGGCGTACGTCGGCGCCGAGGCGCTGGTCGAGCGGTGGGGCGCCGCACCCGCCGGCTCCAGCGAGAAGGCCGGGCTGGCCGCGCTGCTGGCCGCCGCCGAGGCCGGGGAGCCGGCCGCCGTCGAGCTGCTGGCGGAGGCCGCCGAGTACTTCGGCGCGGCCATCGCCGACCTGATCAACCTGTTCAATCCCGAGCGGATCGTGATCGGCGGCTGGGCCGGGCTGATGCTGGGCCCGCGGCTGCTGCCCGCCGTACGGGAGGCGGCGACGGCCTACGCGCTGCGCTTCCCGCGCGCCCAGACCTCGATCGAGCTCGGCCGGCTGGGCCCGGACGCCGTCACGGTCGGCGCGGCCACCCTGCCGCTGTCGCAGTTTCTCGACTCGGGCGGGGAGCTTCCGACCCGGATCGCCACCCGGGCGACGACCGCGAGCTGA
- a CDS encoding ABC transporter substrate-binding protein yields the protein MRINRLAAATALVSTLALTATACGGGSGSSGSGDDSSPKTLTYWASNQGTSLENDKEVLEPELRKFEAQTGIKVKLEVVPWSDLLNRILAATASGQGPDVLNIGNTWSASLQATGALLPFDEATFAKIGGKDRFLPATIASAGAAGKDPAAVPLYSMAYGLYYNVKAFRDAGIERPPATWEELVADGQKLTKDGKYGLAIEGGNVSENVHHAFALGLQHGTGWFDGAGKPTFDSPEAVGAIKQYVDFIAKDKIAAPGNAEYANNQSVTDFATGKAAMLMWQSAGANLKSHGMNPEDFGVVPIPVPAGASGTRATTSMVAGINLAVFKNTRNKDGALQFVKFMTGDEEQKQLNKTYGSIPPVKAAQADAAFATPELQALANVLGSSSRPLPQVADESQFETLIGTAVKNLLASAAAGKPVTEDTVKAELTKAQQQMPAS from the coding sequence ATGCGCATCAACCGCCTCGCCGCCGCCACCGCACTTGTCTCCACACTCGCCCTGACCGCCACCGCCTGCGGCGGAGGCTCCGGCAGCTCCGGCAGCGGTGACGACAGCAGCCCCAAGACTCTCACGTACTGGGCCTCCAACCAGGGCACCAGCCTCGAGAACGACAAGGAGGTCCTGGAGCCCGAACTGAGAAAGTTCGAGGCCCAGACCGGCATCAAGGTGAAGCTGGAGGTCGTGCCCTGGTCCGACCTGCTGAACCGGATCCTCGCCGCCACCGCCTCCGGCCAGGGCCCCGACGTCCTGAACATCGGCAACACCTGGTCCGCCTCGCTCCAGGCCACCGGCGCGCTGCTGCCGTTCGACGAGGCCACCTTCGCCAAGATCGGCGGCAAGGACCGCTTCCTGCCCGCCACCATTGCCTCGGCCGGGGCGGCGGGCAAGGACCCGGCCGCGGTGCCGCTGTACTCCATGGCCTACGGGCTCTACTACAACGTCAAGGCCTTCCGCGACGCCGGCATCGAGCGCCCGCCGGCCACCTGGGAGGAGCTGGTCGCCGATGGCCAGAAGCTCACCAAGGACGGCAAGTACGGCCTGGCGATCGAGGGCGGCAACGTCTCCGAGAACGTCCACCACGCGTTCGCCCTCGGCCTGCAGCACGGCACCGGCTGGTTCGACGGCGCCGGCAAGCCCACCTTCGACAGCCCCGAGGCCGTCGGCGCGATCAAGCAGTACGTCGACTTCATCGCCAAGGACAAGATCGCCGCACCCGGCAACGCCGAGTACGCCAACAACCAGTCCGTCACCGACTTCGCCACCGGCAAGGCCGCCATGCTGATGTGGCAGTCCGCCGGCGCCAACCTCAAGTCCCACGGCATGAACCCCGAGGACTTCGGCGTCGTCCCGATCCCCGTCCCGGCCGGCGCCTCCGGCACCAGGGCCACCACCTCGATGGTGGCCGGGATCAACCTCGCCGTCTTCAAGAACACCAGGAACAAGGACGGCGCGCTCCAGTTCGTGAAGTTCATGACCGGCGACGAGGAGCAGAAGCAGCTCAACAAGACCTACGGCTCCATCCCGCCGGTCAAGGCCGCCCAGGCCGACGCCGCCTTCGCCACCCCCGAGCTGCAGGCCCTCGCCAACGTGCTCGGCAGCAGCTCCCGGCCGCTGCCGCAGGTCGCCGACGAGAGCCAGTTCGAGACCCTGATCGGCACCGCCGTCAAGAACCTGCTCGCCTCCGCCGCCGCCGGCAAGCCGGTCACCGAGGACACCGTCAAGGCCGAGCTCACCAAGGCCCAGCAGCAGATGCCGGCCTCCTGA
- a CDS encoding carbohydrate ABC transporter permease encodes MRARLSRSRLGRPGLPYLLLLPALALELLIHLVPMVVGIVMSFKQLTQFFIRDWSAAPWSGLGNYRMAVDFSAPVGRSLLHSFWVTCAFTVLSVGLSWLIGTAAAIFMQDTFKGRGLLRAAFLLPYALPVYAAVITWSFMFQRDTGLINHVLHDQLHLTSDRPFWLIGDNSFAALLTVSVWKSWPFAFLTLTAGLQNIPRELYEAAAMDGAGVWQQIRRITLPSLRPVNLVLILVLFLWTFNDFNTPYVLFGRSAPEAADLISVHIYQSSFVTWNFGSGSAMSVLLLLFLLLVTAAYLFATSRRKGADD; translated from the coding sequence GTGCGAGCGCGACTGAGCCGATCCCGCCTGGGCCGTCCGGGCCTGCCCTACCTGCTCCTGCTCCCCGCCCTCGCGCTGGAGCTGCTGATCCACCTCGTTCCCATGGTGGTCGGCATCGTGATGAGCTTCAAACAGCTCACCCAGTTCTTCATCCGGGACTGGTCGGCCGCACCCTGGTCCGGCCTGGGGAACTACCGCATGGCGGTGGACTTCAGCGCCCCGGTCGGCCGGTCGCTGCTGCACTCGTTCTGGGTCACCTGCGCCTTCACCGTGCTGTCGGTCGGCCTCTCCTGGCTGATCGGCACCGCGGCGGCGATCTTCATGCAGGACACCTTCAAGGGCCGGGGGCTGCTCCGCGCCGCCTTCCTGCTCCCCTACGCCCTCCCGGTGTACGCCGCCGTCATCACCTGGTCCTTCATGTTCCAGCGCGACACCGGCCTGATCAACCACGTGCTGCACGACCAGCTCCACCTCACCTCGGACCGGCCGTTCTGGCTGATCGGGGACAACAGCTTCGCCGCGCTCCTCACCGTCTCCGTCTGGAAGTCCTGGCCGTTCGCCTTCCTCACCCTGACGGCCGGCCTGCAGAACATCCCGCGCGAGCTCTACGAGGCCGCCGCGATGGACGGCGCCGGCGTGTGGCAGCAGATCCGCCGGATCACCCTGCCCTCACTGCGCCCGGTCAACCTGGTGCTGATCCTGGTGCTCTTCCTGTGGACCTTCAACGACTTCAACACGCCGTACGTGCTGTTCGGCCGCTCGGCCCCGGAAGCGGCGGACCTGATCTCCGTGCACATCTACCAGTCCTCCTTCGTCACCTGGAACTTCGGCTCCGGCTCGGCCATGTCCGTGCTGCTGCTGCTCTTCCTGCTGCTGGTGACGGCCGCCTACCTGTTCGCCACCTCGCGTCGGAAGGGCGCCGATGATTAA
- a CDS encoding GH1 family beta-glucosidase: protein MNDLSALPDGFVWGAATAAYQVEGSVDADGRAPSIWDTFSHTPGKVAGGDTGDTACDHYRRWPEDLGLMKRLGLDAYRFSVAWPRVVPQADGRVNAAGLAFYDRLVDALLEAGITPFPTLYHWDLPQAQQDRGGWPERSTAERFGEYAAVVAERLGDRVTHWATLNEPLCSAWIGHLDGDMAPGLTDLTAAVRASFHLHLGHGLAVQALRAHVPGAQIGIVNNLSTVQPGSDRPADLAAAVRADGHINRWWLDPVLGRGYPQDMVDVYGVELPVRDGDMELISAPLDWLGLNYYFRQIVADDPTGPAPYFRQLPGPGPEHTAMPWEVHAPGIEELLLRLTKEYNAPKLYVTENGAAYPDTVAPDGSVHDPERTAYLERHLAACASAAAQGAPLAGYFAWSLLDNFEWAYGYDKRFGLIRVDYETQQRTVKTSGHRYAELIRRHRAR, encoded by the coding sequence GTGAACGACCTCAGTGCTCTCCCGGACGGTTTCGTCTGGGGCGCGGCCACCGCCGCGTACCAGGTCGAGGGGTCCGTGGACGCCGACGGCCGCGCACCCTCCATCTGGGACACCTTCTCCCACACCCCGGGGAAGGTCGCCGGCGGCGACACCGGTGACACCGCCTGCGACCACTACCGCCGCTGGCCCGAGGACCTCGGCCTGATGAAGCGACTCGGCCTGGACGCCTACCGGTTCTCCGTCGCCTGGCCCCGCGTGGTGCCGCAGGCCGACGGCCGGGTCAACGCGGCCGGCCTGGCCTTCTACGACCGCCTGGTCGACGCCCTGCTCGAAGCCGGCATCACCCCCTTCCCCACCCTGTACCACTGGGACCTCCCGCAGGCCCAGCAGGACCGCGGCGGATGGCCCGAGCGCTCCACCGCGGAACGCTTCGGCGAGTACGCGGCCGTCGTCGCCGAACGGCTCGGCGACCGGGTCACCCACTGGGCCACCCTCAACGAGCCGCTCTGCTCGGCCTGGATCGGCCACCTCGACGGCGACATGGCCCCCGGCCTGACCGACCTGACCGCCGCCGTCCGCGCCTCCTTCCACCTGCACCTCGGCCACGGCCTGGCCGTCCAGGCCCTGCGGGCGCACGTCCCCGGCGCGCAGATCGGCATCGTCAACAACCTGTCCACCGTCCAGCCCGGCAGCGACCGCCCGGCCGACCTCGCGGCGGCCGTCCGCGCCGACGGCCACATCAACCGCTGGTGGCTCGACCCGGTGCTCGGCCGCGGCTACCCACAGGACATGGTCGACGTCTACGGTGTCGAACTCCCGGTCCGCGACGGCGACATGGAGCTGATCTCGGCCCCGCTCGACTGGCTCGGCCTGAACTACTACTTCCGCCAGATCGTCGCCGACGACCCCACCGGCCCGGCGCCGTACTTCCGCCAGCTGCCCGGCCCCGGCCCCGAACACACCGCGATGCCCTGGGAGGTGCACGCCCCTGGCATCGAGGAGCTCCTGCTGCGGCTCACCAAGGAGTACAACGCCCCGAAGCTGTACGTCACCGAGAACGGCGCCGCCTACCCGGACACCGTCGCCCCGGACGGCAGCGTCCACGACCCGGAGCGCACCGCCTACCTGGAGCGGCACCTGGCCGCCTGCGCCTCCGCCGCCGCCCAGGGCGCCCCGCTGGCCGGGTACTTCGCCTGGTCGCTGCTCGACAACTTCGAGTGGGCGTACGGCTACGACAAGCGCTTCGGCCTGATCCGGGTCGACTACGAGACCCAGCAGCGCACCGTCAAGACCAGCGGTCACCGCTACGCGGAGCTGATCCGTCGGCACCGCGCCCGCTGA
- a CDS encoding carbohydrate ABC transporter permease gives MINPLASYRWTRRIALAVLLVFTLTPVLVMLSSSLKPLQDVQGPFRWIPSTLTFRPYLDIWKTVPLGRYFVNSLIVAGGATLCSVLIAILAGYAVSRYRFRGRRLFTVTVLSTQMFPGILFLLPLFLLFVNIGNSTGLALYGSRGGLILTYLTFSLPFSIWMLVGYFDSIPRDLDEAAAVDGCGPLRTLVRIVIPAAVPGIVAVAVYAFMTAWGEVLFASVMTNDETRTLAVGLQGYATQTDVYWNQVMAASLVVSVPVVAGFLLLQRYLVAGLTAGAVK, from the coding sequence ATGATTAATCCGCTCGCCTCCTACCGGTGGACCCGCCGGATCGCCCTCGCCGTGCTGCTGGTCTTCACCCTCACCCCGGTGCTGGTGATGCTCAGCTCCTCGCTGAAGCCGCTGCAGGACGTCCAGGGGCCGTTCCGCTGGATCCCCAGCACCCTGACCTTCCGGCCCTACCTGGACATCTGGAAGACCGTCCCGCTCGGCAGGTACTTCGTGAACTCGCTGATCGTCGCCGGCGGTGCCACCCTCTGCTCGGTGCTGATCGCGATCCTCGCCGGGTACGCCGTGAGCCGTTACCGCTTCCGCGGACGCAGGCTCTTCACCGTCACCGTGCTGTCCACCCAGATGTTCCCCGGGATCCTCTTCCTGCTGCCGCTGTTCCTGCTCTTCGTCAACATCGGCAACTCCACCGGCCTCGCCCTGTACGGCAGCCGGGGCGGGCTGATCCTCACCTACCTGACCTTCTCGCTCCCCTTCTCCATCTGGATGCTGGTCGGCTACTTCGACTCCATCCCGCGCGACCTCGACGAGGCCGCCGCCGTCGACGGCTGCGGACCGCTGCGCACCCTGGTGCGGATCGTCATCCCGGCCGCCGTGCCAGGCATCGTCGCGGTCGCCGTCTACGCCTTCATGACCGCCTGGGGCGAGGTCCTCTTCGCCTCCGTCATGACCAACGACGAGACCCGCACCCTCGCCGTGGGCCTCCAGGGCTACGCCACCCAGACCGACGTGTACTGGAACCAGGTGATGGCCGCCTCCCTGGTGGTCAGCGTGCCCGTGGTCGCCGGCTTCCTCCTCCTGCAGCGCTACCTGGTCGCCGGCCTGACCGCCGGGGCCGTCAAGTGA